In Schizosaccharomyces osmophilus chromosome 2, complete sequence, the following proteins share a genomic window:
- the bdf2 gene encoding BET family double bromodomain protein Bdf2, with the protein MNSENIISVKSSQGKVNIANDFGKHSMGSMNVSNIDITVTHPYSAETASINKTGLGKIHDSTFTPRSPEPSMNGEDKKASYFSGNENEDEALDLFGDNEFEEESLPYQDNDYSSQYLHPTPPYTNYDDESPSSPSQPSEGAGKKHILETNASTQADVNETPIKRQRYEHEPSYHPTRGQPEQQEPLPTDMQTNSKLPVVPPFSEKVSNTAGGKAQVITNMQDSAVDESEYVSPKEYPPMTKEQHKYIHAMLRQLRRGRDSIPFRAPVDPIKQNIPDYPTIVMRPMDLGSIQKKFSSGQYASAENFIDDMNLMFENCFLYNGTESPVGVMGKNLQATFERQLKQLPSPYVTSSSRPGRRPRNVPAATRPTSSRTRRQSALSSGRDNVYDLKPHRRKDAAEMKFCQSVLKELLKRQHESYAYPFYKPVNPIACGCPDYYKIIKHPMDLCTMQNKLNHNEYASLKAFEADMLLMFKNCYKFNPAGTPVHIMGKKLESVFQKLWAEQPDFDSETLSSLSSVNPDYYYGDNDVFDSADEFMEDDGEEFEAVNRQIYRLQSTLRAMKTRARPSSASHRSRSRSLSIDQFPPITYEMQNELAEQCNYLTADQLTHVAEILRSALPHLRKTDEIEIDVSSMPPDVFFKVYYFVCKGDESAADYILMSPQPQKEERKGRALSENEQAEKIRQLRAQLDRFAGITNQNKGLNNSSAAYQSKAFATDESSSEDDGESSESSNSA; encoded by the exons ATGAACAGTGAGAATATTATATC TGTGAAATCTTCGCAGGGGAAAGTGAATATTGCAAACGATTTTGGTAAACACAGTATGGGCTCCATGAACGTTTCTAATATTGACATTACTGTAACACACCCTTACTCTGCCGAAACTGCATCTATTAACAAGACTGGACTGGGAAAAATTCACGACTCGACATTTACACCTAGATCCCCTGAGCCTTCTATGAACGGCGAAGACAAGAAAGCCTCTTACTTTTCCGGAAACGAGAACGAGGATGAGGCATTAGACTTGTTTGGTGATAATgagtttgaagaagaaagtttACCATATCAAGACAATGACTATTCTTCCCAATATCTACATCCCACACCCCCATACACAAATTATGATGATGAGTCTCCCTCATCCCCTTCACAACCGTCCGAAGGAGCTGGCAAGAAGCATATATTAGAAACCAATGCCTCTACACAAGCGGATGTCAACGAGACCCCAATCAAGCGTCAACGCTATGAACACGAACCGTCGTATCATCCAACCCGAGGTCAACCCGAACAGCAAGAGCCTCTTCCCACTGATATGCAAACAAACTCAAAGCTTCCTGTAGTACCTCCTTTCTCGGAAAAGGTCTCGAATACCGCTGGCGGTAAAGCTCAAGTCATTACAAACATGCAGGACAGCGCAGTTGATGAGAGTGAATACGTTTCACCGAAGGAGTATCCCCCAATGACGAAAGAGCAACACAAGTACATCCATGCCATGCTTCGTCAACTTCGTCGTGGTCGTgattcaattccttttcgtGCCCCAGTTGATCcaattaaacaaaacattcCTGATTATCCTACAATAGTGATGCGCCCAATGGATTTAGGGTCCATTcagaaaaagttttcgAGTGGACAATATGCCAGTGCCGAGAACTTTATCGACGATATGAACTTGATGTTTGAGAATTGCTTTCTTTACAATGGTACAGAATCTCCTGTGGGTGTGATGGGTAAAAACCTACAGGCAACCTTTGAGCGTCAATTAAAGCAACTGCCTTCCCCGTACGTCACTAGCTCATCTAGACCAGGACGACGTCCTCGTAATGTGCCTGCGGCTACTAGACCCACGAGTAGTCGGACGCGAAGGCAATCTGCTTTATCGTCCGGCCGCGACAACGTGTACGATCTAAAGCCTCACCGCAGAAAAGATGCAGctgaaatgaaattttgtcAGTCTGTGCTGAAGGAGTTGTTGAAAAGACAACATGAGTCATATGCGTATCCTTTCTATAAACCAGTGAATCCTATCGCTTGTGGTTGTCCCGACTATTACAAAATTATCAAGCACCCCATGGATCTTTGCACGATGCAAAACAAGCTGAATCACAATGAATATGCGTCTcttaaagcttttgaagctGACATGTTGCTCATGTTTAAGAATTGCTACAAGTTTAATCCTGCTGGCACACCGGTACACATCATGGGTAAAAAGCTTGAATCTGTATTTCAGAAACTGTGGGCCGAGCAGCCTGATTTTGATTCTGAAACCTTAAGTTCACTTTCCTCTGTAAATCCCGACTACTATTATGGTGACAATGATGTTTTCGACAGTGCAGACGAGTTCATGGAAGATGACGGGGAAGAATTTGAAGCTGTTAACCGACAGATATATAGACTTCAGAGCACTTTACGCGCGATGAAGACGCGTGCCCGCCCCTCTTCAGCTTCTCATCGTTCTCGTTCTCGAAGCCTGAGTATTGACCAGTTCCCACCTATTACTTATGAAATGCAGAATGAATTAGCCGAACAATGCAACTACTTAACGGCTGATCAATTGACGCATGTCGCCGAAATTCTGCGTTCTGCATTACCGCATCTTCGTAAAACCgatgaaatagaaattgATGTATCGTCGATGCCTCCTGATGTGTTCTTTAAAGTTTATTACTTTGTATGCAAGGGAGACGAATCGGCTGCCGATTACATCTTAATGTCACCTCAACCAcagaaggaagaaagaaaaggtcGTGCCTTGTCAGAAAATGAGCAAGCCGAGAAGATTCGCCAGCTCCGTGCTCAACTCGATCGCTTTGCAGGAATAACTAACCAGAATAAAGGATTGAATAATTCTTCAGCTGCCTATCAGTCGAAGGCATTTGCTACGGATGAATCGTCTTCTGAAGATGATGGCGAAAGCAGCGAAAGCAGTAATTCAGCATGA
- the utp5 gene encoding U3 snoRNP-associated protein Utp5, whose product MAARSRPKSTFRTVRDNGLNLGAFQESSKLYASITDAIDSQRLRVFDSQEGSLKTEYALEGNQRVSSISWDQAAEYDVEPIDGSIGASGHVVLLGTEDGEILVYSDALGTVTKSYSFGQLGKITKVALLNSYGFAIDSLGKVVHFNVNNGSPIQTMKITSSSREFSGVYPSPRIPNAAIVTSHSVHLLALPDSDPVDTLTTHTTPVRSVVYSSVATSSQDFIVFATAAEQDRFVNLFSKQVSNEKLDDVPSKNIGALVCENDVQELTVCEKTEEASGKKGSILAALSVDGTIELFDNPWESKLSSGSGGVASLSRKRKLLTSHSNLKIRFSRSRGGVIIALESITFVNAGTIVVAWKEGTRTIFESVPWKILSSQATDGLLELVRPKARDVNKVGKPVVTYDEANATVTTGVMQKHAANMGDLSVEEEAQVEEQEPSLAERLQTLTKLDQQAQTTPTQVSASTSLATVLTQALRTNDQALLESCFNNQSLEVIENTVRRLDPALAPALLDKVADRLARRPLRADTFLTWIRCTLIFHGGHLSLIRDLKDQLATLRSVLETRGSKYTSMLALQGRLDMVFSQIALRKAGGSKDNAENNEPITVYYDGFEEDEDEDMEGDEDDEDLDSDEEDISDDSSENEDHAADGEVHSDEDYDQELHEEDVQHDSSDEENSE is encoded by the coding sequence ATGGCAGCTAGGAGTCGGCCCAAATCGACATTCCGGACGGTACGGGATAATGGACTCAACCTTGGGGCTTTCCAAGAGTCTTCGAAGCTTTATGCAAGTATAACGGACGCTATAGATTCTCAGCGTCTGCGTGTTTTTGATTCGCAAGAGGGATCGCTCAAAACCGAATACGCTTTAGAAGGGAATCAGCGTGTCAGTAGTATTAGTTGGGATCAAGCAGCTGAATACGATGTTGAGCCTATAGATGGTTCCATAGGTGCCTCTGGTCATGTCGTACTTCTTGGTACAGAAGATGGCGAAATTTTAGTTTATTCAGACGCCCTCGGCACAGTTACGAAATCATATAGTTTTGGACAATTGGGTAAGATCACCAAAGTTGCTCTTTTGAATTCATATGGATTTGCCATCGACAGCCTTGGAAAGGTTGTTCATTTCAACGTTAACAATGGTTCTCCTATTCAAACAATGAAGATTACCAGTTCTTCTCGAGAATTCTCCGGTGTATATCCTTCCCCTCGCATTCCAAATGCTGCCATTGTCACTTCACACAGCGTGCATTTGTTGGCACTCCCAGATTCGGATCCCGTCGATACCTTAACCACCCATACAACGCCTGTTCGATCTGTCGTTTATTCTTCTGTTGCAACATCATCACAAgattttattgtttttgcgACAGCTGCTGAACAGGACCGATTTGTCAACCTATTTAGCAAGCAAGTCTCCAATGAGAAACTCGACGATGTCCCTTCTAAGAATATAGGAGCACTTGTTTGTGAAAACGACGTACAAGAACTCACAGTGTGCGAGAAGACCGAGGAGGCTTCTGGGAAAAAGGGTAGTATTCTAGCAGCACTTTCGGTAGACGGTACTATTGAATTGTTCGATAATCCCTGGGAGTCGAAACTTTCATCTGGATCTGGTGGAGTCGCGTCTCTATCCCGCAAGCGTAAATTATTGACAAGCCATTCCAACCTCAAGATTCGTTTCTCTCGTTCTCGTGGCGGTGTTATTATTGCACTTGAATCCATTACTTTTGTTAATGCAGGTACTATAGTGGTTGCATGGAAGGAGGGCACTCGCACTATTTTCGAGAGTGTCCCTTGGAAGATTTTGTCTTCACAAGCAACCGATGGACTGTTAGAATTGGTTCGTCCCAAAGCTCGAGATGTCAATAAAGTCGGAAAACCCGTCGTCACTTACGATGAAGCAAATGCTACTGTTACAACGGGTGTGATGCAAAAGCATGCTGCGAATATGGGAGATCTTTCCGTTGAGGAAGAAGCGCAAGTCGAAGAACAGGAGCCTAGTCTTGCTGAACGCTTGCAGACGCTTACCAAGTTAGATCAGCAAGCCCAAACTACTCCCACACAAGTTTCTGCTTCTACTTCGTTAGCAACTGTGCTAACTCAGGCATTGCGAACAAACGATCAAGCTCTCCTTGAATCATGTTTCAATAATCAAAGTTTGGAAGTCATCGAGAACACTGTTCGCCGTTTAGACCCTGCATTGGCTCCGGCCTTATTAGATAAAGTAGCTGATCGTTTAGCCCGTCGCCCCTTAAGGGCAGACACATTCCTGACTTGGATTCGCTGCACTCTAATTTTTCATGGTGGTCACTTAAGCTTAATCCGCGATCTGAAAGATCAGTTAGCTACTCTTCGTTCAGTATTGGAAACCAGAGGTTCCAAGTACACAAGCATGCTTGCGTTACAAGGAAGATTAGATATGGTGTTTTCTCAGATTGCTTTGCGAAAGGCTGGTGGCTCAAAGGATAATGCTGAGAACAATGAGCCTATTACTGTATATTACGATGGCTTTGAAGAGGATGAGGATGAAGACATGGAAGGAGATGAAGACGACGAGGATCTGGATTCCGATGAGGAGGACATTTCAGATGATTCTTCCGAAAACGAAGACCATGCAGCAGATGGTGAAGTACATTCAGACGAAGATTATGATCAAGAATTGCACGAGGAGGACGTTCAACATGATTCTtcagatgaagaaaactcTGAATGA
- the dsc3 gene encoding Golgi Dsc E3 ligase complex subunit Dsc3 has product MTSNVDGNLKIIVRFASAIPDLTLEISNAGETTIRELFKTIRSRIPDCRDKHLKLIFQGRLLSPLFTIERAVRGNWHYDPHKEDDESRKAFIHCIVGPQLSPNELAPEDIELSQLQRSGASEAEAEASHPTEMLRGFDRLREAGFTESEISSLRSQFHQARGTNLESLSEDAVREAEDDWIDNGAQTSSADEFDMSYETLLAGVMIGFFGGAIACYFLWQRTMFSLRMQLSILVGIICNFVYGVLHSYRW; this is encoded by the coding sequence ATGACTTCAAATGTAGACGggaatttgaaaatcaTAGTTCGGTTCGCTTCTGCAATTCCTGATCTTACATTGGAAATTTCAAATGCAGGAGAGACAACGATCCGGGAACTTTTCAAGACCATTCGTAGTCGCATACCAGACTGTAGGGATAAACACTTAAAACTGATATTTCAAGGCCGTCTTTTGTCTCCGTTATTCACTATAGAAAGAGCTGTAAGGGGAAACTGGCATTATGATCCTCATAAAGAAGATGACGAATCTCGAAAAGCATTTATTCATTGCATTGTTGGACCTCAACTATCACCAAATGAATTGGCTCCAGAAGACATAGAATTAAGTCAACTTCAGCGCTCCGGTGCTTCAGAGGCGGAGGCGGAGGCGTCACATCCTACAGAGATGCTGAGAGGTTTTGACCGGCTCCGCGAAGCTGGTTTCACAGAATCCGAGATTTCTAGTTTGAGATCCCAGTTTCATCAAGCTCGTGGTACGAATTTAGAGTCTCTTTCAGAGGACGCTGTACGCGAAGCTGAGGATGATTGGATCGACAATGGGGCACAAACTTCATCAGCTGATGAATTTGATATGTCTTACGAAACGCTTTTGGCCGGCGTAATGATTGGATTCTTTGGTGGTGCTATTGCATGCTATTTTCTCTGGCAAAGAACTATGTTTTCCCTGCGAATGCAGCTCTCAATCTTGGTAGGTATTATTtgcaattttgtttatggcGTTTTACATTCCTATCGATGGTAA
- the elf1 gene encoding AAA family ATPase Elf1 — MTSSVLFQGREEDNVLKLLEDLLNAETSKDCANIGEKTGEIFKQDEPLVALKTTGFLDGLEKAARNKKSGFHRESAMIGFASIIPKIGRPCEVDFLPYLPVMLDLFSDRGEVVRSAAKMASDALLNVLPSVSVETRLIPSLIEYLYSSAVKWPSKVAALELLGSLAKTSRNAIAVAMGSLIPCIRERMHDTKGEVSRAAIKCMLDLCTVVENNDIIPHIPKLVDCMARPETLEECIKDLSATTFVATVESVALAVLVPILKRALAERSQIMLRMTVIITDNLCKLVPDPAEASDFLPELIPEVERIAQSAAMPEVRALASHALTTLNKAAAAQAAKAANDAERQAVSGVRTRLHQFVTEHAKCPQNFNIKEVLDYVCDAYVSFYNNKNFNKESWVNEMGIPYLTPFVGENAASESVRKAYDDLHSLYQSLNGPDISDLNIEEEELVNTDFSLAYGGRLLLNHTNLRLYRGHRYGVVGHNGCGKSTLLKAIADYKVENFPTPDQVKTCFVAHSLQGEDTSIAILNFVANDPALANMNVTREEAAGALKSVGFTEDMQQDAVASLSGGWKMKLELARAMLQKADILLLDEPTNHLDVNNIAWLEAYLTAQTQITCLMVSHDSSFLDHVCTDIIHYEGVKNAPKKLGYFPGNLSAFVEKKPEAKSYYTLSATNEKFVFPPPGILAGVRSNTRIILKMTNATYCYPGSSKKSLDDVTCGLSLSSRVAIIGPNGAGKSTLIKVLIGEVIPQEGRVFKHPNLRVGYVAQHAFHHLDQHLEKTPSQYIQWRYSGGQDREVLEKETRKLTDEDRAQLQREITVDGERRRVEALIGRQKYKKSFQYEIKWLGKPHKYNNWIPRDLLLEHGFQKFVQAFDDRESSREGLGFRELIPEDIRKHFEEIGLPGDIADYSPVSSLSGGQKVKVVIAACLWNNPQLLVLDEPTNFLDRDALGGLATAIRDWGGGVVMISHNAEFVSALCPENWLVVDGKLTNKDKSAVDTEKFEDLSEKDLKKIETKTTKKKKLTRNEMKNKERRARDRELAWLSSPKGTPKPKTFFSDDEE, encoded by the coding sequence ATGACATCCTCCGTGCTATTTCAAGGTCGTGAAGAAGACAATGTCCTCAAACTACTTGAGGACTTGTTGAATGCCGAAACCTCTAAGGATTGTGCCAACATTGGCGAAAAAACTGGagaaattttcaaacaagATGAACCACTAGTTGCTTTAAAAACAACTGGATTCTTGGATGGATTGGAAAAAGCTGCTCGTAACAAAAAGTCAGGCTTTCACAGGGAGTCTGCTATGATCGGGTTTGCCTCAATCATTCCAAAGATTGGTCGTCCTTGCGAAgttgattttcttccatatcTTCCAGTAATGCTTGACTTGTTCTCTGACAGAGGTGAGGTCGTTAGATCTGCTGCAAAGATGGCCTCTGATGCCTTGCTTAATGTTCTTCCCTCTGTCTCGGTTGAAACTCGTTTGATTCCCTCTTTAATCGAATACTTGTATAGCTCAGCCGTTAAGTGGCCAAGTAAGGTAGCTGCTCTTGAGTTGCTCGGGTCATTGGCGAAAACTTCCCGTAACGCCATTGCCGTTGCAATGGGTTCTTTGATTCCCTGCATTCGTGAACGTATGCATGACACTAAAGGTGAGGTTTCTCGTGCTGCTATCAAGTGCATGTTGGATCTTTGTACTGTtgttgaaaataatgaCATTATTCCTCATATTCCCAAATTGGTCGACTGCATGGCCCGTCCAGAGACTTTGGAGGAATGCATCAAAGATTTGAGTGCGACTACGTTCGTTGCCACTGTAGAATCCGTCGCATTGGCAGTTTTGGTTCCCATTTTGAAGCGTGCACTTGCCGAACGCTCTCAGATTATGCTGCGTATGACTGTCATCATTACTGACAACTTGTGTAAGCTTGTTCCTGATCCTGCTGAAGCTTCCGATTTCCTCCCAGAATTGATTCCAGaagttgaaagaattgctCAAAGTGCTGCCATGCCCGAAGTCCGTGCTCTTGCGTCTCATGCCCTTACCACGTTAAATAAGGCTGCTGCTGCCCAAGCTGCCAAGGCTGCTAATGATGCTGAGAGACAAGCCGTTTCCGGTGTTCGTACCAGACTTCATCAATTCGTCACCGAGCATGCTAAATGCCCCCAGAACTTTAATATTAAGGAAGTTTTGGATTATGTTTGCGATGCCTATGTCTCCTTTTACAACAATAAGAATTTCAATAAGGAGTCTTGGGTTAATGAAATGGGTATCCCATATTTGACTCCTTTCGTTGGTGAAAATGCTGCTTCTGAGTCTGTTAGAAAAGCTTATGATGATCTTCACTCATTGTATCAATCTTTGAACGGTCCCGATATCTCAGATTTGAATATTGAAGAGGAGGAGCTCGTTAATACGGATTTCTCACTCGCTTATGGTGGTCGTTTGCTGTTGAACCACACCAACTTGCGCCTTTACAGAGGCCATCGTTATGGTGTTGTTGGTCATAACGGTTGTGGTAAATCTACATTACTGAAGGCCATTGCTGATTATAAGGTCGAAAACTTTCCTACACCTGATCAAGTGAAGACTTGTTTTGTAGCCCATAGCTTACAGGGTGAAGATACTAGTATAGCTATTCTTAATTTCGTTGCTAATGACCCAGCATTGGCTAATATGAATGTTACTCGTGAGGAAGCTGCTGGTGCATTGAAGTCCGTCGGTTTTACGGAAGATATGCAACAAGATGCAGTGGCCTCTTTATCAGGTGGATGGAAGATGAAGTTAGAATTGGCTCGTGCCATGTTGCAGAAAGCTGATATCCTTTTGTTGGACGAACCAACAAACCACTTGGACGTTAACAATATCGCTTGGTTGGAAGCTTACTTGACCGCTCAAACTCAAATTACCTGTCTAATGGTTTCTCACGATTCCTCTTTCTTGGATCACGTTTGTACAGATATTATTCACTATGAGGGTGTCAAGAATGCTCCAAAGAAATTGGGCTATTTTCCTGGTAATCTTTCTGCTTTCGTTGAGAAGAAGCCTGAAGCTAAGTCTTACTATACACTTTCAGCcacaaatgaaaagtttgttttccCTCCCCCTGGTATTCTTGCTGGTGTTCGTTCCAACACGAGAATTATTCTTAAAATGACCAATGCAACATATTGTTATCCCggctcttccaaaaaatcattgGATGACGTTACTTGCGGTCTTTCTCTATCTTCCCGTGTTGCAATTATCGGCCCCAACGGTGCTGGTAAGTCTACTCTTATTAAAGTTTTGATCGGTGAGGTTATACCTCAAGAAGGCCGTGTTTTCAAACACCCTAACCTCCGTGTTGGTTATGTAGCACAACATGCTTTCCATCATTTGGATCAacatttggaaaaaacaCCCAGTCAGTATATTCAATGGAGATATAGTGGTGGTCAAGACCGTGAAGTTTTGGAGAAAGAGACTCGTAAATTAACAGATGAGGACCGTGCTCAATTGCAACGTGAGATTACTGTTGATGGTGAACGCCGTAGAGTGGAAGCTTTGATTGGTCGTCAGAAGTATAAGAAGTCTTTCCAATACGAAATTAAATGGCTCGGTAAGCCTCACAAGTACAATAATTGGATCCCTCGTGATCTATTGCTTGAACATGGTTTCCAAAAGTTTGTTCAAGCCTTTGATGATAGAGAATCATCTCGTGAAGGATTAGGCTTTAGAGAACTTATCCCTGAAGATATCCGCAAGCACTTTGAAGAGATTGGTCTTCCTGGTGATATTGCAGACTACAGTCCTGTAAGCAGCTTGTCTGGTGGTCAAAAGGTCAAGGTTGTTATCGCGGCTTGTTTATGGAATAACCCTCAACTTTTAGTTTTGGACGAACCTACAAACTTTTTGGATAGAGACGCTCTCGGTGGTTTAGCAACTGCTATTCGTGATTGGGGTGGTGGTGTTGTTATGATTTCTCACAACGCTGAATTTGTTTCTGCACTTTGCCCCGAGAATTGGCTTGTCGTTGATGGCAAGCTTACAAACAAAGACAAGTCTGCTGTTGACACTGAGAAGTTTGAGGATTTGTCCGAGAAGgacttgaagaaaattgaaacCAAGACTaccaagaagaagaagcttaCTAGGaacgaaatgaaaaacaaagagcGTCGTGCTCGTGACAGAGAACTCGCATGGTTATCTTCTCCTAAGGGTACTCCCAAGCCTAAGACTTTCTTCTCTGATGATGAAGAGTAA
- the ate1 gene encoding arginine-tRNA protein transferase Ate1, producing the protein MALNKFMYTGYNVSRDCGYCRSGEPTEHFGLLSKELKCDAYQKLVDRGWRRSGHYLYKPNLRASCCPLYTIRLNADEFQISKVQKKAIKKWAKLVTGKPLNQIPAKNGIEYLENAFEQIEGYRDETHSYTVTLESDEYTDEKFDLFKKYQTSIHHESEEEVTKKGFERFLCSSPFISDDGPMKKCGSFHQLYRINGTLVAVGVLDLLPHAVSSVYLFYDPEFSSFSLGRISACREILLASEEKYQFYYMGYYIHKCKKMRYKGEYSPSYLLNPETNGWLSINHFTDLWDNEAPDYLTFENIGESKELSPKRVDSLPKVSDTDEEEPPSVYERSLPGILDEDVAKSLLQRNHITIGDSTLPVKAVLGFFPRLEKLYIEANAALGKDVGKDYTLVFSQ; encoded by the exons ATGGCATTGAATAAGTTTATGTATACAGGATATAATGTCAGCAGGGATTGTGGATATTGTCGAAGTGGAGAGCCTACTGAGCACTTTGGACttttatcaaaagaacTAAAATGCGAC GCGTACCAAAAGCTTGTTGATAGGGGCTGGAG ACGTTCGGGGCATTATTTATATAAGCCAAACTTGAGGGCCTCTTGCTGTCCGTTGTACACAATTCG ATTAAATGCGGATGAATTTCAAATCTCTAAAGTACAAAAAAAGGCTATTAAAAAATGGGCCAAATTGGTCACCGGGAAACCATTAAATCAGATACCGGCAAAAAATGGTATAGAATACCTTGAGAACGCATTTGAGCAAATAGAGGGATACAGAGATGAAACACACTCATATACTGTCACGTTAGAATCAGATGAGTACACCgatgaaaaatttgatcTGTTCAAAAAGTATCAAACAAGCATCCATCATGAgtctgaagaagaagtgaccaagaaaggatttgaaagattTCTATGTTCCTCTCCTTTTATAAGCGATGACGGCCCGATGAAAAAATGTGGATCTTTTCATCAACTGTATCGTATAAACGGTACTTTGGTTGCTGTTGGTGTACTCGATTTGCTACCACATGCCGTATCGAGCGTTTACTTGTTTTATGATCCAGAGTTTTCGTCTTTCTCGCTTGGAAGAATAAGTGCTTGCCgtgaaattcttcttgCATCTGAAGAGAAATATCAATTCTACTACATGG GATATTACATTCACAAGTGTAAAAAGATGAGATACAAGGGTGAATATAGCCCGAGTTATTTGCTTAACCCG GAAACAAACGGTTGGTTGTCGATCAATCATTTTACAGACTTGTGGGATAACGAAGCCCCAGATTATTTGACGTTTGAGAATATTGGTGAGAGCAAAGAGTTGTCACCCAAAAGAGTCGATTCTTTACCAAAAGTTTCAGACACTGACGAAGAAGAGCCTCCGTCAGTATACGAACGGAGTTTACCAGGAATTTTGGATGAAGACGTTGCGAAATCTCTATTGCAAAGAAATCATATTACTATTGGAGATTCAACTTTACCCGTGAAG GCTGTTTTAGGATTTTTTCCCAGGTTGGAGAAATTATATATTGAAGCGAATGCAGCGCTAGGGAAAGATGTTGGCAAGGATTATACTCTTGTCTTTTCAcagtaa